In a genomic window of Thiolapillus brandeum:
- the recF gene encoding DNA replication/repair protein RecF (All proteins in this family for which functions are known are DNA-binding proteins that assist the filamentation of RecA onto DNA for the initiation of recombination or recombinational repair.): protein MMKIKQLQIENLRVIQTLTLEPGNGINFICGPNGAGKTSVLEAIYLLGQGKSFRHAEAGPFIRNGETSCLVVAETDDRLARSSRLGIQRGRKSFLARHGGIDIRRRSELLRLLPVQIITPQSHELLERGPELRRRYLDFGLFHVEQSYHQVLMSYQRGIKQRNAALRSGNGRLAISFDEQLAGVSETIVRLRRGILETIESNLARFMQEMSFPNEVKLQFSPGWKEDVSLEKALKGHLERDLAQGYTSVGPHRAELKILVGGRRAEKYLSRGQQKVLVYGLVLSLSQLIVEKEKEPPVLLIDDLGAELDTLNRTRIVDYLSGREEQVFITSVDQPANIHDRDNAVFHVEHGCLQ from the coding sequence ATGATGAAGATAAAACAACTACAGATAGAGAATTTACGGGTTATTCAGACATTGACACTGGAACCCGGCAATGGGATCAATTTTATCTGTGGGCCCAATGGTGCCGGCAAGACATCGGTACTCGAAGCCATTTACCTGCTGGGACAGGGAAAAAGTTTTCGTCATGCGGAAGCTGGTCCTTTTATTCGTAACGGAGAAACCTCATGCCTGGTAGTGGCGGAAACAGATGATCGCCTTGCCAGAAGCAGTCGATTGGGTATCCAGCGGGGACGAAAGAGTTTTCTGGCCCGCCATGGCGGGATAGATATTCGTCGTCGTTCCGAATTGTTGAGGCTTTTACCGGTACAGATTATTACCCCGCAATCCCATGAACTTCTGGAGCGGGGGCCGGAACTCAGAAGACGCTATCTGGATTTCGGATTGTTCCACGTGGAACAATCCTATCACCAGGTGCTGATGTCTTATCAAAGGGGTATCAAGCAACGGAACGCGGCTTTGCGTAGTGGAAATGGCCGTCTGGCCATCTCCTTTGATGAACAGCTGGCAGGGGTATCAGAAACAATAGTGCGACTGCGCCGTGGCATACTTGAAACCATTGAGAGCAATCTCGCACGTTTTATGCAGGAGATGTCTTTTCCCAACGAGGTTAAACTGCAGTTTTCTCCGGGATGGAAAGAGGACGTATCCCTGGAGAAGGCATTAAAGGGACATCTTGAAAGGGATCTTGCTCAAGGATATACCAGTGTCGGCCCCCATCGCGCAGAGCTGAAGATATTGGTGGGGGGCAGAAGGGCAGAAAAATATCTTTCCCGGGGACAACAAAAGGTATTGGTCTATGGTCTGGTATTGTCCTTATCCCAATTGATCGTGGAAAAAGAAAAAGAACCCCCAGTTCTACTCATCGACGATTTGGGCGCTGAGCTGGATACTCTAAACCGAACCAGAATTGTTGACTACTTGAGTGGAAGGGAAGAGCAGGTTTTTATTACCAGCGTCGATCAGCCCGCCAACATCCATGACCGGGATAATGCAGTGTTCCACGTGGAACATGGTTGTTTACAGTAA
- the dnaA gene encoding chromosomal replication initiator protein DnaA, producing MDHWNYCLARLESELPPQQFNTWIRPLQCPEDQESGYLQLFAPNAFVLDWVKKHYQDNIEAYLLEYDADNLPHLRLEIGSLKRTDDTSASLGTASKQPLKSEAKRVNPDSEDLLININRNFTFENYVEGKSNQLARAAGMQIGESPGKAYNPLFIYGGTGLGKTHLLHAIGNLIAQHTPHYKVLYLHSEGFVTEMVKALQHNTIDAFKQRMRSVNALLIDDVQFFAGKERSQEEFFHTFNALFESQQQIILTSDRFPKEVDGLEDRLKSRFGWGLTVAIEPPDLETRVAILMNKAQKLFDVELPSEVAFFMGQRVRSNIRELEGALRRVVANAQFTGRPITLDFAKDALRDMIAAQDKLITIENIQKTVAEYYKIRASDMLSKNRSRTIARPRQIAMSLAKELTNHSLPEIGNAFGGKDHTTVLYATRKISELKEADSRIAEDYKNLLRTLSH from the coding sequence GTGGATCACTGGAATTACTGTCTAGCTCGCCTTGAAAGCGAACTTCCTCCCCAACAGTTCAATACCTGGATACGTCCTCTACAATGCCCGGAGGATCAGGAAAGCGGCTACCTGCAACTTTTTGCCCCCAATGCCTTCGTGCTGGACTGGGTGAAAAAGCATTATCAGGACAATATCGAAGCCTACCTTCTGGAATACGACGCGGATAATCTACCGCACCTGCGCCTGGAAATTGGTTCTCTGAAACGCACCGATGACACCTCTGCTTCCCTTGGAACTGCCTCTAAACAGCCGTTAAAGTCAGAAGCAAAAAGGGTAAATCCTGATAGTGAGGACTTACTAATAAATATCAACCGAAATTTCACTTTCGAAAATTACGTTGAAGGCAAATCCAACCAGTTGGCCCGGGCAGCAGGTATGCAAATCGGCGAATCTCCGGGTAAAGCCTATAATCCCCTATTCATTTACGGGGGCACAGGTTTGGGCAAGACCCACCTGCTGCATGCCATCGGTAACCTTATTGCCCAACATACGCCGCACTACAAAGTGCTCTACCTCCATTCCGAAGGCTTCGTCACGGAAATGGTCAAAGCCCTACAACACAACACCATCGATGCTTTCAAACAACGCATGCGTTCAGTGAATGCCTTGCTCATCGATGACGTCCAGTTCTTCGCGGGCAAGGAACGTTCTCAGGAGGAATTTTTCCACACCTTCAATGCGCTATTCGAATCCCAGCAACAGATCATTCTTACCAGTGACCGTTTTCCCAAGGAAGTGGACGGCCTGGAAGATCGTTTGAAATCCCGCTTCGGCTGGGGACTGACTGTGGCCATCGAACCGCCTGACCTGGAGACACGGGTAGCCATACTCATGAACAAGGCACAGAAATTGTTCGACGTGGAACTCCCTTCGGAAGTGGCTTTCTTCATGGGACAACGGGTACGCTCAAATATCCGGGAGTTGGAAGGTGCTTTGCGTCGGGTAGTGGCCAATGCCCAATTTACCGGCCGTCCTATTACACTGGATTTTGCCAAGGACGCACTGCGCGACATGATTGCCGCCCAGGACAAACTCATCACCATTGAGAATATTCAGAAGACTGTCGCTGAATACTACAAGATACGCGCTTCAGACATGCTCTCCAAGAACCGCAGCCGTACCATCGCCCGGCCACGGCAGATCGCCATGAGCCTGGCCAAGGAACTGACCAATCACAGCCTCCCGGAAATAGGCAATGCGTTTGGCGGCAAGGATCACACGACGGTGCTGTATGCCACCCGGAAAATCTCTGAGCTCAAGGAAGCAGACAGCCGTATCGCGGAGGATTATAAAAACCTGTTGAGAACCCTCAGTCATTAA
- the dnaN gene encoding DNA polymerase III subunit beta has product MKISTNRDDFLPALLQVGSVVEKRQTLPILANILFRVDKGLMTLLATDLEVEVRTNIKVEAEEDLEFTLPARKIMDICKALGDGADINLDVQGDKTVVRSGRGRYTLSTLPATDYPSMEAAVALDKIAIGQHALKRLLEKTQFAMAQQDVRYYLNGLLLEGRPGKLRAVATDGHRLALCDVETGAEDDLAIQAIVPRKAVLELNRLLNTADDAPEIELQFSNSHMQVVFPNSSFTTKLVDGRYPDYAKVIPTANTQELQSDKGLLKAALTRTAILSNEKFRGVRFKVEPGMLHLMAHNPEHEEAEEDMEVDYRGEELTIGFNVSYLLDVLSVLEGDTVHMGLIDATASCVITGEDDSARYVVMPMRI; this is encoded by the coding sequence ATGAAAATAAGCACCAATCGGGATGATTTTTTACCAGCACTTCTACAGGTAGGCAGCGTTGTAGAAAAACGTCAGACGTTGCCTATTTTGGCCAATATTCTGTTTCGCGTGGATAAGGGACTCATGACCCTATTGGCCACGGATCTTGAAGTGGAAGTGCGTACCAATATCAAGGTCGAGGCTGAAGAAGATCTGGAGTTTACCCTCCCTGCTCGAAAGATCATGGATATCTGCAAGGCCCTGGGAGATGGGGCAGATATCAATCTGGATGTCCAGGGAGACAAGACGGTCGTACGCTCTGGCCGTGGACGTTACACATTGAGCACCCTGCCTGCTACAGACTACCCCAGTATGGAAGCCGCTGTGGCCCTGGATAAAATTGCCATAGGACAACATGCCCTCAAGCGATTGCTGGAGAAAACCCAATTTGCCATGGCCCAGCAGGATGTCCGGTATTACCTGAATGGTTTGCTCCTTGAGGGGCGTCCCGGGAAACTACGGGCTGTGGCTACCGATGGTCATCGACTGGCCCTTTGTGATGTTGAAACCGGTGCCGAAGATGATTTGGCTATCCAGGCCATTGTGCCTCGAAAAGCCGTTTTGGAACTCAATCGTCTGCTGAACACTGCCGATGATGCACCGGAAATAGAACTTCAATTCAGCAACAGCCATATGCAGGTGGTTTTCCCCAATAGCAGTTTTACCACCAAGCTTGTGGATGGCCGCTATCCGGATTATGCCAAAGTCATACCTACGGCCAATACTCAGGAGTTACAATCAGACAAAGGCTTGCTGAAGGCAGCTCTTACCCGGACCGCCATTTTATCCAATGAAAAATTCCGGGGCGTTCGATTCAAGGTAGAGCCTGGCATGTTGCATCTCATGGCGCACAATCCGGAACATGAAGAAGCAGAAGAAGACATGGAAGTGGATTACCGGGGAGAAGAACTGACTATAGGCTTCAATGTCAGTTATCTGCTGGATGTGCTGTCGGTTCTCGAAGGAGATACGGTGCATATGGGATTGATCGATGCTACCGCCAGTTGCGTGATTACGGGTGAGGACGATAGTGCCAGGTATGTTGTCATGCCCATGAGGATATAG